The sequence atttgATACCAGAAAACAAATCAGCAGTTGAACTGTATCAAGAATTGTTTGGTGGTAGGTGGTCACAGAGACCAAGCTTCTTAAGAGCAGGGagctttttgtattctttttttttttttaaagattttatttatttatttgacagagagagattacaagtaggcagagaggcaggcagagagacataggaggaagcaggctccctgctgagcagagagcccgatgcgggactcgatcccaggaccctgagatcatgacctgagccgaaggcagcggcttaacccactgagccacccaggcgcctgcctCTGATGTTCAGTCCAGTGCTTAGCCATCAGGGAAGTTTTTAGAGTGTTGTCATTTATTGAATGTTAACAACTCCGTGAAGGTAgctatctccattttgcagataaggaaaccaaagctcattgtgttggttgaatgaataaaatgtttactttaaaaGTTGCTATAACATCCACCAGTATTAATCTTACCAGTACATTTGAATAATACATGCCTTACAGTTAACGAAACACTTTGTCCATATGAGTATGCCATCCTTAGAAGTCAGTTTTAGAAGTGGccatacagggacgcctgggtggcacagttggttggacgactgccttcggctcagggcgtgatcctggagtcccgggatcgagtcccacatcaggctcccagctccatggggagtctgcttcgctctctgaccttctcctcgctcatgctctgtctcactgtttctctctcaaataaataaataaaatctttaaaaaaaaaaaaaaaaaaaaaaagaagtggccaTACAGATGACAGCACACTGTTAGAAATTTGAGAGCATGTTTCTTGGGTAGTGGTGTTGATTGTTACATGCCTAAGATTGTGTTGTGCAGTCTTTTCCTTTAGTTAATAAATGTCTGAATATCTTGGACCTTAGGTCATAGTACATCTTTGCCATAAATAGAATATAAtgcttttcttatatataaaatttaatgctTATTCTTATAACCATATGCTCCCATGGCATGGAAATAGTATGGTTATTACCACATTCATCATAGCTTGGCAGCTTGGAGGAGATagctataattttctttttatagtttagACATGAGCCAAATGGAAAAACATGAACCAATTGTTTTGTATATAACTATAACCCAAAGTCAATTTGAAGGGTACAAGCACTGAATCATTTAAATGGACAAAAAGCATCTTCTACTTTTAAGTGCATTTAGCTTTGCTCTCTGTGCTTACTTTAAGCTAATATGCTCTTTTATACTTCTGGTACGGTCTTCTCAAAGCCTActattgaaaatgaaaagattataCCTCTTAATTATGTCAGTGCTTTCTGAAAGCGCTgtaaaagactagaaagaaacatTTCTAAGAAGGGCAGGGAGATGACAAAGGAGCCATAGCTTTAATTTCCTTCTGAATGCTTTTATGAATTCCTTATTAATTTGTGTAAAATGCATGGTGTGCCTTTAGGTATTTACCAATGTAAAATAATTTGCTAGAAGAGTTTTTGTAAGGGAAAAACAGGCTTTGAGTGTGCTTTGTCTAAGTGGCACTCTGGCTTGCCCTAGTGcagtttttttaacttaataacaAGGGGAAATTGCTTCTATTGACAATTATAGCCAGTCCCATCCTTTGGATCAGTACATCTGTTAGCTGAATCTCATGACCTAAGgctaagagtttttaaaattccaattgtctagggagcctgggtggcacagtcagctgagtgtccgactcttggcttcaactcaggtcaagatttcagcgtcgtgagactgagccccatgctgggctccatgctcaatgtggagtctccttaagtttctctccctctgccccccacccagttctgtctcaaataaatctttaaaagaattttaaaattaaaaattccaattgtgaggcaactggctggctcagtcagtagagcatgtgactcttgatctcagggtcgtaagttcaagccccacgttgggtgtagaaattacttaaaagctttaaaaattcctggggcacctgggtggctcagtgggttaaagcctctgctttcggctcgggtcatggtcccagggtcttgggatcgagccctgcatcaggctctctgctcagcgaggagcctgcttcctcctctctctctgcctgcctttctgcctacttgtgatctctgtctgtcaaataaataaaacctttaaaaaaaaaaaaaagctttaaaaactcCAGTTTGGCAGTTTTGTGGCCTGTCCCACTTTAAAAGAACTGGAATTCTGTAGATAAATTTTGAGCACCGTCTCTGCGCCAAGCCTGTGTGTGCTAAGATGCTGAGGATGGACTTTTCATCAGTCTTCTACACCAGGCATCGAAGGCTATTTCTGAGACTGCTTTTAAGAGTACAAGGGATGATGGTTTTGTGTTCATGCACATGTGTGAGTGAAGACGTGTGTGCCAGAGCTGCTTGACATCCACCTAGGTTAAAATTTGGGTTTCTAAGAAAGATTTTGTATGAATAGACTGGAAATTTGAAAATGACTAGTAAGACAAAGATCTCATTACCACTTCCCTGCTTAACATGGCTCTCACAGGACAGTGTCCAAACTTGTTAGCATAATTTTCTGCATCACCTTTGAAGAGCGCCAGGAACGCAGGACCTGTGAGGCCTAGCATATTCTCTCCAGGTGCTAGCCAGTAGTTGTTCACAGTGgtgtgttttggttttcttcGCGGGTATCTCCCATGACCACCTAGCCTATGAATACTCTACACTGAGATCTTTCTTCAGCCCCACAGTGGACACCCGAAATGGTCTTTGatgccatttttaattttatcctatTGATGTCACAGCAGAAAACAAGAGTACGTCTCTTATACAGGCAAAGTCCTAAgaaattttcagacatctgtgTCATTGAGAAAAGCTGGGGACTAAGACTtgctggaggaagaaaaaaaccagaaGGGAATGGGTGCAGCACCCTCTGGCTGGTCTGCTCCCACAACAGAAGTGAGACCAGGGATCAGGTAATTAAAAGCAAAGCAccctctttctcatttcttttcctccatcTTAAAGCACTGCCTCCTAACTCCTCGATCCTCAGCAGAGGAGTACAGCCCAAGGCTTCCTGGAGACAAAAGGGGTAGATGAAGCAGCCAAGATGACATGGACCCGTATCTCATGTATGACATTATGTGACACGTATCGGTGAATCTATGCAGGAAGTAAGTACTGACCGACCAGCCTCTCAATCTTAATTCCAAGTCCTCACTGACAGAATAACCCTGACTATGGCTAAGAAATTTTCTCAGCTatgtcaagagaaaaaaattctttagccATATTGCCCCAGGCTCTACATTGGGCTGGTTATAAAACCCAACTGGGAATTCCCATAACTTAACAGTAAATATAGATGAAAATATGCAGTACATATGGAAACAAGTTCAGAATCATAATATCCCAGTGTAAGGGCAAAACTAAATAAACGCAAAAACAAGCTCAGAaccacacattcttttcaaaagtAACTTCCTAGTGTAAGCGTATAGCTCCAAGACCTAACTCACCTTCATTTGTTCAGGCGTGGTGGTCTTTTCCATTTGGGTGAGGGGAACTTGTCCCTCTAAGTCCAAAAACATTGCAAGGTCACGTAAAGTGTTCAGATCTTAACGCCACATTGCTTGGCTATGGGGTTTGAACAGAATATGTCCCTTCAATTAGAGAAGAATTCTGAGCCTGTGAGGTGAGTGGGAAGTTAATACCTACCTTGTAGGGCTGCTTAGAGGGTTGCATAGAGGGTTGGTggcaatttcatttaaaaatacatagaacaaGGCCAAGCATGTACAGAACTCACATCATAGCTGTTTATCATTCCTGGCTACTTGGAAGGCTCCCTTCCACTCTTTCCCAAGGGCAACTGACTTATGGAGTCCTTAAAGCACTTCCTTCCTGCAATAAGGATGGACAGGAATTTGTTAAGCACTTAGCCTTTATTTTACATACCATTTCCAAAGAGGACATTGTGTAAGTCAGCAGCCAACAGAATTTCTAAGAGAGGAAGTGACAGCAAAGGTAACTGGCTCAAGTCCCTCTGTGTATACCATATACATTTCATGTCTGAGCACCTTGTGTATCTGGCTTAAGTAAGGCAGTGTAGATTGTGCGAACAAGAAATCTGTATTCTGTGGTCAGAAATGGCTACGACATGCATCACGCAAAATGCACAACCTGAAATGCTTTGATCTGCAACCAAAGTTTCCTCAAGCAAAGATGCGCGTGAACGATGATGAACACATACGGAGCAACTTGGGCAGAGCACGGAAAATGCTGTGGGGCTGTGACGTTAGCGCACTGATCAAGAGCCCCGAGCAGGAGGAGCCGTCCCAGTGGCCGAGCAGGCTAAGAGGGTGAGCAGCCGCCATCTCCAGCCACCTCGAGTTCCTTCCTGCCTTCACTCTAAGTTGAGCAGCTCCACGTCAAAGATGAGAGTGGCATTGGGAGGGATGACACCAGGGTGGCCCGTGGCTCCATACGCCACATCAGGGGTGCAGGTCAGCTTCGCCCTCTGCCCCAAGCTCATctagcagggatgggggcagatggggagaggagaaagaggacccagcttgatttaaaagaaaaaagtaagataaCTATGGCATTTTCCCACACCATCCTCAAGGTTAACTCTGAAGATCTGAGACGAATTTTCTGAGTGGCACACTGGAGTGACGCAGGATTTAGAGTCCGCCTCAGACCAGCAGAGACTTCACTGTGGGGCAGTCACTTCCACCAAAGCAGTCCCAAATCCATTCATCCAACAACCACTGCTGGTTATTCAATTAGCGCATGGCCCCAAGACTTCGATTTGTTCATAATCGTTCCTCACCCTCTTCCAAAAGAACGTAAAAAGGTTGTATAAAGGGCACACATCCAAATATACACTCAAGGAGTTAACAGGAGCAGTCCATTAAAGACATGAAGCAATCAGAGGCCACCGCGAGGTAGGGAGGGCTGAGGCACCTACTCTAACAGAGCACTGAATGGCCTCCGAGACCGAGGGAGAAGGGCATGAACCAGGGCTCCCCACGGCAGTCATCAACACCTGGCACTGGTAGGACAGGTGAAATTTGAATAAAGcggtgaaatctgaataaatcgatttttaaattttgaataacCAACCCCCAAAATTGAATGGATTGGTTCATAGTTCTGTATCAATGTTTATGTATCATTGATCACAAACTCATGTATAATTTGATCATTGTACTACGGTTATGTAAAATGTTCACATGTGGGGAATCTGGGTAAAGAATATATCGGAActatttctgtgatatttttgCAAGTctgaaatttttaagttaaaacaaaacaaaaaacttgggtCTCCCCACTCTCCTGCTGCCTCAGTCCCAGACAGCTGGTGGCTCACAGGCCTCCAAAGCTAGTTCCGAGCAAGCCTGGAGGGATGTGCTTGGAATGAGAGCCCCCAGTGTGATTGAAGGGGTCATGCTGGCAatgagagggaaggggtgggggcacAAAGCCAAGGACAGAATCTGGCTGGCATTCCTGGCAGTAGAGGCCAAGCCACGGCGGTCTGTAATAGGGCAAGAGCAGCGTACTGAGCCCAGACTCCCCAAATGCCCCCTACTGAGGATTCCCATCCTACCTGGGCGGCACCCTCTTCAAAACCCTTGATGACTTCCTGTTTGCCAATTCGGAACTTGAAAggtttgtttctgtctctggagGAATCGAATTTCTTCCCATTTTGGAGCATTCCTGTGAAAGCAAGAAGAGGATGGAGAAGGGCAGTGGCCAGGAGTTAACTCCCGGATCTGGGGCCGCCTGTCTAAAACggaattcctggggcgcctgggtggctcagcgggttaaaggctctgccttcggctcaggtcatgatctcaggaccctgggatcgagccccgcatcaggctctctgctcagcagggagcctgcttcctcctctctctctgcctgctgctctgcctacttgtgatctctgtctgtcaaataaataaataaaatctttaaaaaaaaataaataaaatggaattattatTCTGCAAAAACCTGTGCCTCTTCCAATCTCCCCACCTGCCCTGTCACCTAAGCAAGAAACCCCAATACTTTGCTCTGCCTTACCCCACACACAGCCTATCACGAAGTCCTACACATCTCTGCAATCTACctactttctccatttcttctaccACCCCATGACTCCACCATATCCCCATCATGTCTCACCTGTGTACGGAACACCCTCTAACTGGTCTTTGCACCCACTCTCCTTCCTCCGTTCCCGCAGGAGCTCCCGCAGGCAGAAAAGGCCTACACTGCGTGCAGGCACTTCCAGACCCGGGTGCAGGCACTTCCAGACCCAGCGGCTGCTGTCTGATAaccctctctgcttccccctgccttgTCCTATTCAGGTCACACCTTTCTCAAATACCTCTGTCCTTTTCAGGTCACACCTTTCTCATGTCCTATTCAGGTCACACCTTTCTCAAATACTTCTGTGCTTTACAGCCTTTCCTGTGTCACTTCCTCGGCCCAAGGATGTTTCTGCCTCAGGCTGCCTCCCCACCTGCTTTTCACAAGGTTCTCCTGACATGCAAAACCCAAAAGCCATATCATTCCTTCTGGCAATGAACAGAGCAAAGTGACCCAGTCAAGGGTGGCCACCAGACCCCATAAAAAGGGCCTATTTGAAGCTGGAACAGCTCAATGCTGTCTCCAAGTGTAGTTGCCTTGTCATCCCTGATGTACAAATATTGTCTCATGCCTGCCGACTAAGGCTCAAgagctgtttttctgtttttagatcATATTGGTGATTGGCTCAAAGATCAgaccttctttttaaagatttattttattttatttatttgaaagagagagagtgggagaggggaaaggtcagagggagaagcagactccctgctgagtagggagcccaatgtgggacttgatcccaggactccaggatcatgacctgagccaaacgaaggcaattgcttaacgaacggagccacctaggtgccccagatcAGACCTTCTATAAACGATGCCCTCCCACGATTTCTTCCTGCACCCCGCAGATCACAACAAAAGGCAATTTTAGACTAGAGAAAAATCTGGCCCGTAAGTTCAGAGACGGGATTCTGACTTCATGCTGGCAATAACTCCCTGTGTAAAGTTAGGTAAATCACTTCCTTTCTCATGGCCTCAGTTATGCCATGTTTAACATGGGAGATAGGGACAGGCTTAGTGTGTGAGCATCTATGACTCCACTTCCTAATTCCTACCACTTAAATGTATGCAAGGGGCAGTCTCATTTTCCTGCTTTCTGGGTAGAATAAAATGGACTCTTACTCTGGGTACAAAATCAGGCAAAGGAGAAAACCCTGAGGCTACACAGATGGATACTAAGGAGATAGTACAAactcaggcacacacacacacaggttgcTAAGATAGAGATACCTGTGCGAGCTCATGGGCACTTATGCACCCACATTCGTTAGAAAGATCCAATGGTCAAACAGATGCGAAGAGAAGATTTAGATCCACGAATCTACATACATTCACCCAGACGCATACTTGGACAAGTACACATACGACTATTCACACACACATTCCCTTTGAAAACTACTTTCTCATTTCCCAACTTCTTCAGGTTTCACATGACTTAATATACTTCGGACCATATATAGTCATCTACTGCTACAAGTTCAGCCGAAACCATGCAGCTCAGAAACAGAAGCACATATATATGGTGACCTGATTCAACAAAGGTGTCATGGCAATGCAGCAGataaaggatgatttttttttaataattaatggTGCTAGATCAATTGCATATCcgtatggagaaaaaaaatgaaccttgacCCTTACCTTATGCACACATAAAAACCGATTCCAGATGAATGAGagacttaaatatgaaaaataaaataataaagcttttACAAGATAACAAACAGAAGGATATCTTCATGACCTAGGGACAAAGATTCCTGAACTGAACACAAAAGTACTAACTATAAAGGAAA comes from Neovison vison isolate M4711 chromosome 8, ASM_NN_V1, whole genome shotgun sequence and encodes:
- the FKBP1B gene encoding peptidyl-prolyl cis-trans isomerase FKBP1B isoform X2, encoding MGVEIETISPGDGRTFPKKGQTCVVHYTGMLQNGKKFDSSRDRNKPFKFRIGKQEVIKGFEEGAAQLGPLSPLPICPHPC
- the FKBP1B gene encoding peptidyl-prolyl cis-trans isomerase FKBP1B isoform X1; protein product: MGVEIETISPGDGRTFPKKGQTCVVHYTGMLQNGKKFDSSRDRNKPFKFRIGKQEVIKGFEEGAAQMSLGQRAKLTCTPDVAYGATGHPGVIPPNATLIFDVELLNLE